The Fusarium poae strain DAOMC 252244 chromosome 2, whole genome shotgun sequence nucleotide sequence ATGAATGAGCGCACGACCTGGACTCTCTGGTTAACTCATATTCCTCTCTTGGCCTGACTGATACGAACCGCTTTGGTGAACTGGGTGGGATTGAGCTTCTTGGCCATTGTGACGAGTGCTCAATGGTATTGTTGTCTTGTAAGTCAAAGCGCGACTTGAGATATCGATTCGAGAAGTGAAGCTTGTAGCCGAGATCCGGGGTAACTCCCCGGCTAGGCTCCACATGAAAACTGACGTAATCAGATTTACCCATGAAGATGTCAACCGTGAGAGATAACCCGCTCTGTTGATTCGCCAACATTGGATATTTAGAGAGGCGGATACCTCTCTCACTCTATCATTATGAAGTCGCGATCAACAGATTTTATTTATGCTGCTATCACCATGTGGGAGTATTGCCGACCAAGTGTCTTTTAGGGCGACTCCGCGCATGTCTTCTATACATGACCAAGATACGAAAAAGTGAAAGCGTTCTTACTGATCTATTGCAAATATGTTCCTGCTCGCGATCTATCAATGCTCCCATTTAACTCCAGTCGTCAGCTATTATAATACATCCAGCCGGTATTCAATTCCCACCCATCAACCCTGAAGCTCTTGTGGCGTTCCAGGAATCTTTGCACTCCGCCCATGGTTCATTCCACCCATCGCATCGTGACCATCAAGTTCTTGCGGAATCCACGTCTTATTATCAGATGGCTCATACATCTTACTCGTCACAGGGTACGAAGGAGGTGGGTTCTGCTTCTTGGACCGTCTGCGGAGGAAGAGCCAGGTGAACACGGCAGCAATGATGGCAGCAATTGGTATACCAACGCCGAGCCCAATCGTGACTCCCTGGCTATTGCCGCCACTGTCGGTTTCCGTGTCAGATTCCtctgttgaagatgcagTCGGCTCGGAAGTTGTGGTCGAGTATTCGGTTGAGAACGTGGACAGTGTTGAAGATGTGGAGAATAATGATGAGATTTCAGAAGTCGTCGAGGTTGAGTTGTCTTCAATGCTTCCATCTGAGGCAAGGAATACGCCACGGCCTCCAACGCAGCACCCTGAGTCATAGTCACAGCAGTAGCTACCATCATCACATTGCTCAACTCGTGGGAAACGGTCATTTGTCTCTTCTGTCACGACGAGTTAGTCAACGATAGACTTGTAAGTGAATTAGTCCGACTTACCCCTGATGCAGATGGTCGCACACTTCCTTCTGTCATAGGGTGCAACAGCACATGGCCCTCTGACGAACTGATTCTTGGCTTGTCCTTTTCTCTGGCAGAGACGGTTGGGCATACATGTCGCGTCCGGGCCACAACAGGCGGAAGAGCCAGGGCATTTCTTGTTGTCGGTCCATTGTTTGCCGTTGACTCCCCAGCATATGCCCTCCTGGGCAATGACTTGGGGTAGTAGGAGGACagtgatgttgatgatgtgttTGAGATGCATTTCTGAGGTTACGTTCGAGGTTGAAGAAACGGGGAATGATTGACTCGCCTCCTGGGAGGGAAGGACTTGGGTTTTAGAGACCGTCTGGTACATGATCGGTAAGGCTGCGGCGGCCCATTGCTACTAATTATGGACTGTGTTGGCTTGGCTGCATCTTTTTGAAATGGTTTGATAGTTACAATTGGATGGTCTACACGGGACCTTGTCTACTTGTTACATGTTTAAATGCAGGACTTTCTGCTTATGTACTGGCATTTGCTTTTGCAAAGTCACCTCACTCAACTCCTGTACCTTGTGGAGACATTCAAAGCTGAACACAGCCAGATGTTTGTATGTCTACCTTTACCAGCGATTTTGAGAAAAACTGTTTGTTGACGCTACCAACTTATCTATTTTGAGCAAAGGCGGCTACGAAAGCAAACAAGATGAAGTGGCCAAGAGATGGCGCTTAACCATCAATTCATGAGAGCAACTATTGGTCAGAGTCTTTAACTGTTGGTGACAGTACAAACCAACTGCATCTCAGAGTAGTTATAAAACACGCCCAAGACTCTATATTACCTGTTacttcaacatcaacatgtCGCAGTACTTAACGAGGTAGACAACGACATACCGCTCGAATAAATGTATCTTTTTTGCCATTTAGACACTGCCTGGATTAAAGTGAGAGTTTAGTATTAGGATCATCCAACTTGAGCCAATAGTGAGTAAAGAGGTAACAAGTGACAATAAGACAAGGCAGACAAGCTGATAACCAACAGCCAAGACCATGATAATCCCTGCATCTCATCATGGATCTTTGCCCAATCTGGTCATATTGCCAGACTGCAGATGAGAATAAGAGAACAGAATTCCCAGCTTGTTTCTAAAAAGAAATGAAGCTTATCATATGTATGTACAAGGAATGAAAAGGTTcgtaaaaaaaagaaaagaaatagACGTGAAATTGTCTTGTTCTCTCAGCCAAGACTCTCCTGAAACTATCATCTCTCAAGTTGTTGGTTGTGCTAGTTTTCGTCATCACCGACAGGGGTTAGTCCACCTCTAGAGGCTTAATTAGGTCCCGCACTTGCGCCATTCCTTCTTCAATCTCAATCCATTCTCACTCAATTCATTTCTCTCAATGTCCACACGACTTGCAACTACCTTCTTTTAATCATGTCGCTGGCTTCAGCGCTCATACTTAGAGTCAGCCAACTCATAAGAGACCCTCCGCGTGCTCTTGTCCGTCTGGGCATCTTTGCTGCCTTTTCCATCTTTCTTATCCTGGTCACTTGGAAAGGCTCCGGCTTATCTTACAGCTGGACAGCGTCGCCGATCAGTGAGTATGAATTGGGAAACATCACTCAACAAGCAAAGACGTA carries:
- a CDS encoding hypothetical protein (TransMembrane:1 (o218-239i)), with product MYQTVSKTQVLPSQEASQSFPVSSTSNVTSEMHLKHIINITVLLLPQVIAQEGICWGVNGKQWTDNKKCPGSSACCGPDATCMPNRLCQRKGQAKNQFVRGPCAVAPYDRRKCATICIREETNDRFPRVEQCDDGSYCCDYDSGCCVGGRGVFLASDGSIEDNSTSTTSEISSLFSTSSTLSTFSTEYSTTTSEPTASSTEESDTETDSGGNSQGVTIGLGVGIPIAAIIAAVFTWLFLRRRSKKQNPPPSYPVTSKMYEPSDNKTWIPQELDGHDAMGGMNHGRSAKIPGTPQELQG